Proteins from one Dethiobacter alkaliphilus AHT 1 genomic window:
- a CDS encoding ParM/StbA family protein — MKESVVGIDLGFGWTKAGHNGQFFRCPSVVGEAVNLFESPTGIENNIQLWYNDQHYFVGELAIRQATIKYFSMAANKARSDISAILAATALAALKPGRVNIVTGLPVDFYFQYKDDLDNQLQHLPNRVRIQMDNKTYNCALEVQQTKIVPQPLGSAMSLILDSRGNTIDHRLASKNILVVDVGFHTLDILALSALEIIRPFSFTRPLGMAVAYKGISQDLGGLPLYDVDRLFIKNQLQNHTAAFQSLARQITEEIAGLNQKFDHYLITGGGGAQLYNWLLPGFERILVPDAQQANVVGYQKLGAKTWSKRNIS, encoded by the coding sequence ATGAAGGAGTCTGTCGTTGGCATCGACTTAGGCTTTGGCTGGACTAAGGCCGGCCATAACGGCCAGTTCTTTCGTTGCCCGTCTGTTGTGGGCGAGGCTGTTAATCTATTTGAATCACCTACCGGCATCGAAAATAATATTCAGTTATGGTATAACGATCAACATTACTTTGTTGGGGAGCTGGCAATTCGGCAAGCGACAATTAAATACTTTAGCATGGCGGCAAATAAGGCACGCAGCGACATTTCTGCAATATTAGCTGCCACTGCCTTGGCAGCCTTAAAACCTGGCCGGGTCAATATTGTAACCGGATTACCTGTAGATTTTTACTTTCAGTATAAAGACGATTTGGATAATCAACTGCAGCACCTGCCTAACCGGGTGCGGATTCAAATGGACAATAAAACATACAACTGTGCTCTGGAAGTTCAACAGACAAAAATCGTACCGCAGCCCTTAGGAAGCGCCATGTCGCTTATTCTGGACTCACGTGGAAATACAATTGATCATCGGTTAGCGTCCAAAAACATTTTAGTAGTAGATGTTGGCTTCCATACTCTGGACATTTTAGCCCTCTCAGCGCTGGAAATTATCCGACCCTTTTCATTTACACGTCCTCTGGGAATGGCCGTAGCTTATAAAGGAATCAGTCAGGACTTGGGTGGCCTTCCTCTGTATGACGTAGATCGGTTATTTATAAAGAACCAATTGCAAAACCACACCGCTGCGTTTCAATCTTTGGCCAGGCAGATCACAGAAGAAATAGCCGGCTTAAATCAAAAGTTTGATCATTACCTGATAACCGGCGGAGGTGGAGCACAACTGTATAACTGGCTACTTCCCGGATTCGAAAGAATATTGGTCCCCGATGCTCAACAAGCCAATGTGGTTGGCTATCAAAAACTGGGAGCCAAAACCTGGAGTAAAAGAAACATATCTTAA
- a CDS encoding AIR synthase-related protein codes for MNKVEKALMHGLFVHLHHNIDKAIDFGAFKKLNEKVDKTWPGALLVGPDANDDAAVVEIPGEGTLVVGKMESHNSPCVPRPYDAAATGAGGAMRDVVAMGGRPLFALDFIGTRPLEQEVLVGPCGFKGECTCGNCETMTSQDRLNIMLKGIRDMCNTMDVFVAGGGFSTSFSDIVPACVVAVVGKLVTDKPLTKPAKIAGNKIIVVGETGTDGNDTLYRAGLVSEMRPAIALFEEERVTMDASIAAFKTGKINACSDLGAAGIGAAVCESARYGGFGAKVDLTNVPVRDKDITPEEILICETQARMQFQVNPEDVDEVLEAIRSQNAKATVVGEITNDDKVVFEYQGKEIASIPNNPSEEILDELRKY; via the coding sequence ATGAACAAAGTGGAAAAAGCGTTAATGCATGGACTTTTTGTCCATTTGCATCACAACATTGACAAAGCCATTGATTTTGGTGCCTTTAAAAAGCTCAATGAAAAGGTAGACAAAACCTGGCCGGGAGCTCTTTTGGTTGGCCCGGACGCCAACGACGATGCTGCGGTAGTTGAAATTCCCGGGGAAGGCACCCTGGTAGTAGGAAAAATGGAGAGCCATAACTCTCCCTGTGTGCCAAGGCCTTATGATGCTGCAGCCACAGGAGCCGGCGGTGCAATGAGGGATGTGGTAGCTATGGGCGGCAGACCACTTTTTGCCCTGGATTTTATCGGCACCCGCCCTCTTGAACAAGAAGTTTTGGTTGGTCCCTGCGGTTTTAAAGGTGAATGTACCTGCGGTAATTGCGAAACTATGACCAGTCAGGATCGCTTAAACATAATGTTAAAAGGGATCAGGGATATGTGTAATACTATGGATGTATTTGTTGCGGGAGGAGGTTTCTCCACTTCCTTTAGCGACATAGTGCCTGCTTGTGTAGTCGCTGTGGTGGGTAAGCTGGTAACGGACAAGCCTCTCACCAAACCTGCCAAGATTGCCGGGAACAAGATTATCGTAGTGGGCGAAACAGGTACCGACGGAAACGACACTCTGTACAGAGCCGGATTGGTTTCGGAGATGCGTCCGGCTATAGCGCTTTTTGAAGAAGAAAGAGTGACCATGGATGCCAGCATCGCTGCGTTTAAGACAGGTAAAATTAATGCCTGCTCCGATTTAGGAGCCGCCGGTATTGGAGCAGCAGTATGCGAATCAGCCCGTTATGGCGGCTTTGGAGCCAAGGTGGACTTAACCAACGTTCCGGTAAGAGATAAGGATATTACGCCTGAGGAAATTCTAATCTGCGAAACACAGGCCCGGATGCAGTTCCAGGTTAACCCGGAGGATGTAGATGAAGTCTTAGAGGCTATCCGTTCTCAAAACGCCAAAGCCACTGTTGTTGGTGAAATTACCAATGATGATAAAGTTGTCTTTGAGTACCAGGGTAAAGAAATCGCCTCCATCCCCAATAACCCTTCTGAAGAAATCCTGGATGAACTGAGAAAATACTAA
- a CDS encoding flavodoxin family protein produces the protein MKVLGIVGSKRKKGNTSILVQSALRKAEAEGMQTDLIFLGDHSIAGCTGCEGCKDTYRCVIDDDMQKIYPLLLEADAIILGSPTYFYNVTADVKAFIDRCYCFVTFADDDRSVWVSINEAQGGKFATVIAVCEQYSEADMRYTPEAMALPLEALGYRVIDKVKVLKLFAAGEARQDKISLEQAAKAGERLAKTLKLKQETKQR, from the coding sequence ATGAAAGTTTTAGGGATAGTAGGCAGTAAAAGAAAAAAAGGAAATACGTCAATTCTGGTGCAGAGCGCATTAAGAAAAGCCGAAGCAGAGGGGATGCAAACAGATTTAATTTTCCTGGGAGACCACTCCATTGCAGGGTGTACCGGCTGTGAAGGCTGTAAAGATACCTATAGATGTGTTATTGACGATGATATGCAGAAGATTTACCCTCTTTTGTTGGAAGCAGATGCCATTATTCTCGGTTCACCCACTTATTTTTATAATGTGACCGCCGATGTAAAGGCCTTTATCGACCGGTGCTATTGTTTCGTTACCTTTGCTGATGACGACCGTTCAGTCTGGGTAAGTATTAATGAAGCCCAGGGCGGAAAATTCGCCACGGTTATTGCGGTATGTGAACAATATTCGGAGGCAGACATGCGGTATACCCCTGAAGCAATGGCACTACCGTTGGAGGCATTGGGCTACAGGGTAATTGATAAAGTTAAGGTCTTAAAATTATTTGCGGCAGGAGAAGCCCGACAAGACAAAATCTCCTTAGAACAAGCGGCAAAAGCAGGGGAAAGACTAGCTAAGACATTAAAGTTAAAACAAGAAACGAAACAGAGGTGA
- a CDS encoding 4Fe-4S binding protein, with protein MGNYSAELLAHQDRQKYIRHFIPNVQRNAQANIAKLAWAKEHFPSVYRYIRAIGTSRMKRIHFGQVVPLEDAERIIDMVQSITRIACVCRSVSSGSKNGRYCFMLGIDPNNAGIDYADLQSSLETIPPEKAKELLRQFDEEGLVHSVWTMKTPFIGALCNCNQDCLAYKVQVQSDLLDLMFKAEYVASIEASACTGCRRCQKLCQFEAIDMAHGCCKINEQKCYGCGVCRQVCDTDAITLQEKSYAQEVRHESFRDSRQ; from the coding sequence ATGGGAAATTACTCTGCCGAACTGCTGGCACACCAGGATAGGCAAAAATATATTCGTCACTTTATTCCCAATGTACAAAGGAATGCGCAGGCCAATATTGCTAAACTGGCATGGGCCAAAGAACATTTTCCTTCAGTTTACCGTTATATTCGTGCCATTGGCACAAGCCGCATGAAGAGAATCCACTTTGGTCAGGTGGTCCCCCTGGAGGATGCGGAAAGAATAATTGACATGGTGCAGTCCATTACCAGGATTGCCTGTGTTTGCAGAAGTGTTTCTTCAGGGAGCAAAAACGGACGTTACTGTTTTATGCTGGGGATTGACCCCAATAATGCCGGAATCGATTATGCAGATCTGCAAAGTAGCCTAGAGACAATACCGCCTGAGAAAGCAAAGGAACTGCTGCGTCAGTTTGATGAGGAGGGGCTGGTTCATTCTGTCTGGACAATGAAGACCCCTTTTATTGGGGCCCTGTGCAACTGCAACCAGGATTGCCTGGCCTATAAAGTCCAGGTTCAGTCCGATCTGCTGGACTTAATGTTTAAGGCTGAATATGTTGCCTCAATCGAAGCATCTGCCTGTACCGGATGCCGGCGCTGCCAAAAGCTTTGTCAGTTTGAGGCCATCGATATGGCGCACGGATGCTGTAAAATAAATGAGCAAAAATGCTACGGCTGCGGGGTATGCCGCCAGGTTTGTGATACTGATGCAATTACCCTGCAAGAAAAATCTTATGCACAGGAGGTCAGGCATGAAAGTTTTAGGGATAGTAGGCAGTAA
- a CDS encoding ABC transporter ATP-binding protein, with protein sequence MLLTVNNLSVSYDTANVLSDINIKVEDNELVGLVGPNGAGKSTLLRAITGLVKWEKDNKKGQRQGRIKMGGTVEFMGERIDHLPAHEIVRKGLVHCPERRRPFAEMTVYENLLAGAYLLKKNGTEFNRLLEEIYHLFPVLKERAKQISGTLSGGEQQMLAIARALMLKPKLLCIDEPSIGLAPIVKSDLFERISAIARSGITILLVEQDVALTFTLASRNYILSHGRLVNEGSSQDLLEDEGIRSSYLGL encoded by the coding sequence ATGCTCCTTACTGTAAATAATCTTTCAGTGAGTTACGATACCGCCAATGTACTCAGTGACATAAACATTAAGGTTGAAGACAATGAATTGGTAGGTTTGGTAGGGCCAAACGGTGCCGGTAAAAGTACGCTCCTACGGGCCATTACCGGGCTTGTGAAATGGGAAAAAGACAACAAAAAAGGCCAGCGCCAAGGTAGAATTAAAATGGGAGGTACTGTGGAATTCATGGGCGAAAGAATTGATCACCTGCCGGCCCATGAGATTGTCCGCAAAGGGCTTGTCCACTGTCCGGAACGCCGCCGTCCTTTTGCAGAAATGACCGTTTACGAAAACCTGCTGGCCGGTGCTTATCTGCTAAAAAAGAACGGAACGGAATTTAATCGACTGCTGGAAGAGATATATCATCTGTTTCCCGTTTTAAAAGAAAGAGCCAAACAGATTTCCGGTACACTCTCCGGCGGAGAGCAGCAAATGTTGGCCATAGCCCGGGCTTTAATGCTTAAACCAAAACTTTTATGCATTGATGAGCCTTCAATTGGGTTGGCCCCCATTGTAAAGTCCGATCTTTTTGAGCGGATCAGTGCAATAGCCCGCTCCGGTATTACTATTTTACTTGTTGAGCAGGATGTGGCACTGACCTTTACCCTGGCCAGCCGCAACTACATTCTCTCTCATGGCCGATTGGTAAACGAAGGTTCCAGCCAAGATTTACTGGAGGATGAGGGCATTCGCTCATCTTATCTGGGATTATAA
- a CDS encoding ABC transporter ATP-binding protein yields the protein MAAHFLEVNKLSKRFGGLHAVRDVSFTVGRQEIVGLIGPNGAGKTTLVRLILGIIKANSGQVLFKGKNLTGKKTWNIVGEGIAGTFQNARPFGHLPIIANVMVPCLGPRASRRGEWVKTVEARAMDALEFVGIADLAKEPASLLSQGDLKRLEVARAIACEPELLILDEPFGGLNPTETSLMAKSIRRLHKGGRFGRLHSEGPAMIIIEHKLSELMKIVDRVIVLNFGQTLAMGTPEEIVRNPKVIEAYIGKEVI from the coding sequence ATGGCCGCACATTTCCTGGAAGTAAATAAACTGTCCAAGCGCTTTGGTGGACTGCATGCTGTCCGTGATGTAAGTTTTACTGTAGGTCGTCAGGAAATAGTTGGTTTAATCGGCCCAAACGGTGCCGGCAAGACTACCCTGGTTCGACTCATCTTAGGAATTATTAAAGCAAATTCAGGCCAGGTCTTATTCAAAGGTAAGAACCTGACCGGAAAGAAAACATGGAATATTGTTGGTGAAGGCATTGCCGGAACGTTTCAAAACGCCCGTCCTTTCGGTCATCTACCCATTATCGCCAATGTAATGGTTCCCTGCCTGGGGCCCCGTGCTTCCAGAAGGGGGGAGTGGGTAAAGACCGTAGAAGCCCGGGCTATGGATGCTCTGGAGTTTGTCGGCATTGCGGATCTTGCCAAAGAGCCGGCATCACTCCTTTCTCAGGGCGATCTTAAACGTTTGGAAGTAGCCCGTGCCATTGCCTGTGAGCCGGAACTCCTTATTTTGGATGAACCTTTTGGAGGCCTTAATCCCACAGAAACCAGCCTCATGGCTAAATCTATCCGCCGTTTACACAAAGGTGGCAGATTTGGGCGCCTTCACAGTGAAGGCCCGGCCATGATTATTATCGAGCATAAACTTTCTGAGTTAATGAAAATTGTAGACAGAGTGATAGTCCTAAATTTCGGCCAGACATTGGCCATGGGCACTCCGGAGGAGATTGTCAGAAATCCTAAAGTTATTGAAGCCTATATCGGTAAGGAGGTAATTTAA